A DNA window from Drosophila virilis strain 15010-1051.87 chromosome 4, Dvir_AGI_RSII-ME, whole genome shotgun sequence contains the following coding sequences:
- the LOC6629033 gene encoding uncharacterized protein isoform X2 yields MSQTTTTTTTATATSTAATKTEMSKTSEIFDEELFETRLEALKDTQECIQQMSNWCLQHRINHKKIIQCWLNVFKRVRVDHRLVLFYLANDVIQYSKRKRYEFVECWATALQRATTMVRDERVKGKILRIFKIWEQREIYNEEFLSDLSGLLNIAPPKKAPASTDPSNEYQNATLIAQVRECVELAEATDKSMKKLPKPPNFEIEAIKQQLKDKSHSGDIEKELERCVAFINAYNKNLQNEIKSRKSVVETIEAAKKFYEHQGREVKVVASAYKSFGTRIKIVKRKLDEVIPTLSSPIPSPDINAPSPERDADLQLPDENNSPLGVNLFSGSGLNGFASYLDGGQLPFDINDFKRESSGKDRGSAIEVIGSRSDDESYTPNASYYKPEPLSSSSYSNNNANGNSGSAIPGLGGGGGNGSSDEYNPSQVQSGYGGVLPPPAPPIFGGTTQEYAPPPPPHLGYGQTESQYTPAPLNSNPMAPPPPMPPAISSTGSVDDFNSTWDMSMTWTPLDNSLNSSGASSSYTTPSQSTPHSPPHFERKGSSAPIEYSEHHNVSGLGAQDVDHRTVQLPPAFNFRPKSALSDEQTRQLVDIDHRNLISLTGSPGGAEKDFGGAGGDVDYRTAPTKKAEEAGSAIRSLGNNSPMMAPPGSYVKKTSSPQKSNASSSSESDRVDGSARYDPADMVIDMDMSDEDLEESQLELNANPEQLQLENTDGELDANGVLTPRPVLLETPQEFQWDANNSFIGATGAGNMQDMQAADAQQQQQQQPPLPPQQQSWNQMQPPIPWNGNESNNGPAGVPPPPPRPPFTGGPFPFQAFGNSPDNMSRGRGRGRGWSGPYRPNYQRMPGPFDGGPGPRPFFRGGGPMRGGGGRGRMRGKPWM; encoded by the exons ATGAGccaaacaacgacaacaacaacaacagcaacagcaacatcaacggcagcaacaaaaaccgaaATGTCCAAAACAAGTGAAATCTTTGACGAGGAGCTGTTCGAGACACGCCTGGAGGCGCTCAAGGACACACAGGAGTGCATACAGCAAATGTCCAACTGGTGTCTGCAGCATCGTATCAATCACAAGAAGATCATCCAATGCTGGCTGAATGTCTTCAAGCGAG TTCGCGTTGATCATCGCTTGGTGCTCTTCTATCTGGCCAACGATGTCATACAGTACAGCAAGCGCAAGCGCTACGAGTTCGTCGAATGCTGGGCCACGGCGCTGCAGAGAGCCACCACGATGGTGCG CGATGAACGTGTCAAGGGCAAAATCTTGCGCATCTTTAAAATCTGGGAACAGCGCGAAATCTACAACGAAGAATTCCTCAGCGATCTGAGCGGCCTGCTCAACATAGCGCCGCCAAAGAAGGCGCCAGCCAGCACCGATCCCAGCAATGAGTATCAGAATGCCACGCTCATAGCGCAGGTGCGCGAATGTGTCGAGCTGGCCGAGGCGACGGACAAGAGCATGAAGAAGCTACCAAAGCCACCGAACTTTGAAATCGAAGCCATCAAACAGCAGTTAAAGGACAAAAGCCACTCGGGCGACATTGAGAAGGAGCTGGAACGCTGTGTGGCCTTCATCAATGCGTACAACAAGAATCTGCAGAACGAGATCAAGAGTCGCAAATCCGTTGTGGAGACCATCGAGGCGGCCAAAAAGTTCTACGAGCATCAGGGACGCGAAGTCAAAGTTGTCGCAAGT GCCTACAAAAGCTTTGGCACGCGCATTAAGATAGTCAAACGCAAGCTGGACGAGGTTATACCCACGCTCTCCAGCCCGATACCCTCACCGGATATAAACGCGCCGTCACCGGAACGCGACGCGGATCTCCAACttccggatgaaaataattcaCCGCTGGGCGTG AACTTGTTCAGCGGCAGCGGTCTCAATGGCTTCGCCAGTTACCTGGATGGCGGTCAGCTGCCGTTCGACATCAACGACTTTAAGCGCGAGTCTAGCGGCAAGGATCGCGGCAGTGCCATTGAGGTGATTGGCTCGCGTTCGGATGATGAGAGCTATACGCCCAATGCCAGCTACTATAAGCCCGAGccgctgagcagcagcagctacagcaacaacaatgctaaTGGCAACAGCGGCAGTGCCATACCGGGTCTGGGTGGCGGCGGGGGTAACGGCTCCAGCGATGAATACAATCCAAGCCAGGTGCAGTCAGGCTATGGCGGtgtgctgccgccgccagcgCCGCCAATATTCGGTGGCACGACACAGGAGTatgcgccgccgccgccgccgcatcTCGGCTATGGCCAGACGGAGAGTCAGTATACGCCTGCGCCTTTGAACAGTAATCCGatggcgccgccgccgccgatgCCGCCGGCCATATCATCAACGGGCAGCGTGGATGATTTCAACAGCACCTGGGACATGAGCATGACGTGGACGCCGCTGGACAACAGCCTGAATAGCAGTGGGGCAAGCTCCAGCTACACAACGCCATCGCAATCGACGCCGCACTCGCCCCCGCATTTCGAGCGCAAAGGCAGCAGCGCGCCTATCGAGTACAGTGAGCATCACAATGTCTCCGGCCTGGGTGCACAGGATGTGGATCATCGCACGGTTCAGCTGCCGCCGGCATTCAATTTTCGGCCCAAGTCAGCATTGAGCGACGAGCAAACGCGACAACTGGTGGACATTGATCATAGAAATTTAATATCGTTGACTGGCTCGCCCGGTGGGGCAGAAAAG GATTTTGGCGGTGCCGGCGGAGATGTCGATTATCGCACAGCGCCAACAAAGAAAGCCGAGGAGGCCGGCAGTGCTATTCGCAGTCTGGGCAACAATTCACCCATGATGGCGCCACCGGGCAGCTATGTGAAGAAGACCAGCTCGCCGCAGAAATCCAATGCGA GTTCCTCTTCAGAGTCGGATCGCGTGGATGGTTCGGCACGTTATGATCCCGCAGATATGGTTATTGACATGGACATGTCCGACGAGGACCTGGAAGAGTCGCAGCTAG AACTCAATGCCAATccggagcagctgcagctggagaaTACCGATGGCGAATTGGATGCTAATGGCGTTTTAACGCCGCGTCCCGTGCTGCTGGAGACGCCGCAGGAATTTCAATGGGATGCTAACAACAGTTTTATTGGAGCAACTGGAGCTGGCAACATGCAGGACATGCAGGCCGCcgacgcacaacaacaacagcagcagcagccaccgTTGCCGCCACAGCAACAGTCGTGGAATCAAATGCAACCGCCCATACCCTGGAACGGCAATGAGAGCAACAATGGGCCAGCCGgtgtgccgccgccgccgccgaggCCGCCATTTACGGGTGGTCCCTTTCCCTTTCAGGCATTTGGCAATAGTCCGGATAATATGAGTCGCGGTCGTGGACGCGGTCGCGGCTGGTCGGGACCATATAGGCCCAATTATCAGCGCATGCCAGGACCCTTTGATGGCGGGCCAGGACCGCGACCGTTCTTTCGAGGCGGTGGACCCATGCGCGGTGGCGGCGGACGTGGGCGCATGCGTGGTAAACCTTGGATGTAA
- the LOC6629033 gene encoding uncharacterized protein isoform X1 — MSQTTTTTTTATATSTAATKTEMSKTSEIFDEELFETRLEALKDTQECIQQMSNWCLQHRINHKKIIQCWLNVFKRVRVDHRLVLFYLANDVIQYSKRKRYEFVECWATALQRATTMVRDERVKGKILRIFKIWEQREIYNEEFLSDLSGLLNIAPPKKAPASTDPSNEYQNATLIAQVRECVELAEATDKSMKKLPKPPNFEIEAIKQQLKDKSHSGDIEKELERCVAFINAYNKNLQNEIKSRKSVVETIEAAKKFYEHQGREVKVVASAYKSFGTRIKIVKRKLDEVIPTLSSPIPSPDINAPSPERDADLQLPDENNSPLGVNKAILGTLLYSSSDFSVPQNLFSGSGLNGFASYLDGGQLPFDINDFKRESSGKDRGSAIEVIGSRSDDESYTPNASYYKPEPLSSSSYSNNNANGNSGSAIPGLGGGGGNGSSDEYNPSQVQSGYGGVLPPPAPPIFGGTTQEYAPPPPPHLGYGQTESQYTPAPLNSNPMAPPPPMPPAISSTGSVDDFNSTWDMSMTWTPLDNSLNSSGASSSYTTPSQSTPHSPPHFERKGSSAPIEYSEHHNVSGLGAQDVDHRTVQLPPAFNFRPKSALSDEQTRQLVDIDHRNLISLTGSPGGAEKDFGGAGGDVDYRTAPTKKAEEAGSAIRSLGNNSPMMAPPGSYVKKTSSPQKSNASSSSESDRVDGSARYDPADMVIDMDMSDEDLEESQLELNANPEQLQLENTDGELDANGVLTPRPVLLETPQEFQWDANNSFIGATGAGNMQDMQAADAQQQQQQQPPLPPQQQSWNQMQPPIPWNGNESNNGPAGVPPPPPRPPFTGGPFPFQAFGNSPDNMSRGRGRGRGWSGPYRPNYQRMPGPFDGGPGPRPFFRGGGPMRGGGGRGRMRGKPWM, encoded by the exons ATGAGccaaacaacgacaacaacaacaacagcaacagcaacatcaacggcagcaacaaaaaccgaaATGTCCAAAACAAGTGAAATCTTTGACGAGGAGCTGTTCGAGACACGCCTGGAGGCGCTCAAGGACACACAGGAGTGCATACAGCAAATGTCCAACTGGTGTCTGCAGCATCGTATCAATCACAAGAAGATCATCCAATGCTGGCTGAATGTCTTCAAGCGAG TTCGCGTTGATCATCGCTTGGTGCTCTTCTATCTGGCCAACGATGTCATACAGTACAGCAAGCGCAAGCGCTACGAGTTCGTCGAATGCTGGGCCACGGCGCTGCAGAGAGCCACCACGATGGTGCG CGATGAACGTGTCAAGGGCAAAATCTTGCGCATCTTTAAAATCTGGGAACAGCGCGAAATCTACAACGAAGAATTCCTCAGCGATCTGAGCGGCCTGCTCAACATAGCGCCGCCAAAGAAGGCGCCAGCCAGCACCGATCCCAGCAATGAGTATCAGAATGCCACGCTCATAGCGCAGGTGCGCGAATGTGTCGAGCTGGCCGAGGCGACGGACAAGAGCATGAAGAAGCTACCAAAGCCACCGAACTTTGAAATCGAAGCCATCAAACAGCAGTTAAAGGACAAAAGCCACTCGGGCGACATTGAGAAGGAGCTGGAACGCTGTGTGGCCTTCATCAATGCGTACAACAAGAATCTGCAGAACGAGATCAAGAGTCGCAAATCCGTTGTGGAGACCATCGAGGCGGCCAAAAAGTTCTACGAGCATCAGGGACGCGAAGTCAAAGTTGTCGCAAGT GCCTACAAAAGCTTTGGCACGCGCATTAAGATAGTCAAACGCAAGCTGGACGAGGTTATACCCACGCTCTCCAGCCCGATACCCTCACCGGATATAAACGCGCCGTCACCGGAACGCGACGCGGATCTCCAACttccggatgaaaataattcaCCGCTGGGCGTG AATAAGGCGATATTGGGAACACTCCTATATAGTTCTTCTGATTTTTCTGTCCCTCAGAACTTGTTCAGCGGCAGCGGTCTCAATGGCTTCGCCAGTTACCTGGATGGCGGTCAGCTGCCGTTCGACATCAACGACTTTAAGCGCGAGTCTAGCGGCAAGGATCGCGGCAGTGCCATTGAGGTGATTGGCTCGCGTTCGGATGATGAGAGCTATACGCCCAATGCCAGCTACTATAAGCCCGAGccgctgagcagcagcagctacagcaacaacaatgctaaTGGCAACAGCGGCAGTGCCATACCGGGTCTGGGTGGCGGCGGGGGTAACGGCTCCAGCGATGAATACAATCCAAGCCAGGTGCAGTCAGGCTATGGCGGtgtgctgccgccgccagcgCCGCCAATATTCGGTGGCACGACACAGGAGTatgcgccgccgccgccgccgcatcTCGGCTATGGCCAGACGGAGAGTCAGTATACGCCTGCGCCTTTGAACAGTAATCCGatggcgccgccgccgccgatgCCGCCGGCCATATCATCAACGGGCAGCGTGGATGATTTCAACAGCACCTGGGACATGAGCATGACGTGGACGCCGCTGGACAACAGCCTGAATAGCAGTGGGGCAAGCTCCAGCTACACAACGCCATCGCAATCGACGCCGCACTCGCCCCCGCATTTCGAGCGCAAAGGCAGCAGCGCGCCTATCGAGTACAGTGAGCATCACAATGTCTCCGGCCTGGGTGCACAGGATGTGGATCATCGCACGGTTCAGCTGCCGCCGGCATTCAATTTTCGGCCCAAGTCAGCATTGAGCGACGAGCAAACGCGACAACTGGTGGACATTGATCATAGAAATTTAATATCGTTGACTGGCTCGCCCGGTGGGGCAGAAAAG GATTTTGGCGGTGCCGGCGGAGATGTCGATTATCGCACAGCGCCAACAAAGAAAGCCGAGGAGGCCGGCAGTGCTATTCGCAGTCTGGGCAACAATTCACCCATGATGGCGCCACCGGGCAGCTATGTGAAGAAGACCAGCTCGCCGCAGAAATCCAATGCGA GTTCCTCTTCAGAGTCGGATCGCGTGGATGGTTCGGCACGTTATGATCCCGCAGATATGGTTATTGACATGGACATGTCCGACGAGGACCTGGAAGAGTCGCAGCTAG AACTCAATGCCAATccggagcagctgcagctggagaaTACCGATGGCGAATTGGATGCTAATGGCGTTTTAACGCCGCGTCCCGTGCTGCTGGAGACGCCGCAGGAATTTCAATGGGATGCTAACAACAGTTTTATTGGAGCAACTGGAGCTGGCAACATGCAGGACATGCAGGCCGCcgacgcacaacaacaacagcagcagcagccaccgTTGCCGCCACAGCAACAGTCGTGGAATCAAATGCAACCGCCCATACCCTGGAACGGCAATGAGAGCAACAATGGGCCAGCCGgtgtgccgccgccgccgccgaggCCGCCATTTACGGGTGGTCCCTTTCCCTTTCAGGCATTTGGCAATAGTCCGGATAATATGAGTCGCGGTCGTGGACGCGGTCGCGGCTGGTCGGGACCATATAGGCCCAATTATCAGCGCATGCCAGGACCCTTTGATGGCGGGCCAGGACCGCGACCGTTCTTTCGAGGCGGTGGACCCATGCGCGGTGGCGGCGGACGTGGGCGCATGCGTGGTAAACCTTGGATGTAA